The nucleotide window TCAATAAAATAAGCAGAAAATTGATGGAGTTCTTATGCTTATCTGAGAAGTTTTTTAACTGGGGTTTAATTGTTTTCATGATTCCCTCCTGGTATCAATGTATGACGACCAGCAGAGATTAGACTTATTTCCTGCGCTTGTCCGCAGTTTGGTTTTTAACCAAAGAAGCCGCAGTTGTCAGCTTGCCGCCCAGACTGAGCTGGCGGTTCAGCTGACTGATCAGATCCAGGGTTTCACAGGCAGGATCGACAAGCGGCGCATCAAACAGATTCATTTGAATTTTCTGGTCATGAATGCTGCTTAAGGAACCGACGCCAATGCCTAAATGCCGCATCGGCTGATCTTCATAGTTTTCATCAAACAGCTCCATCGCCAGCTCAAACAGGTCCTCACTGCGATAAATTGGATGATCCAGCTTGCGCGAGCGGACATTGGTATTAAAATCGAAATAGCGTATCGAAATGGAAATGATCGTTCCCATCTTATCTTCTTCAATCATTCGCTCACTAAGCTTATCTGCCAGTCTGCGAAACAGCGCCCGTACTTCTTCTTCCGTAGAAAAATCATAGTTGAGCGTCGTTGACTGACTCATAGACTTGATTTCCGCATCGCTGATGATCTCACGATCATCCTCGCCGTTGGCCCGCTGGATGTAGGTTGCCGTATTCTTGCCTAAAAGTGGACGTAAAATCTCCGGATCCTTGACATTCGCCAAATCCCCAATTGTTTTAATCCCCAAAGCTTTCATCTGAGGCGCCGTTTTCTTTCCAATGCCGCGCATCTCCTCGATCGGCAGCGGCCACAGCTTGACTGGCACTTCCTGCTTTCTTAAAACAGTGATGCCCATCGGTTTTTTCATATCGCTGGCCATTTTAGCCAGAAATTTATTTGGGGCCACACCGATCGAGCATTTTAAATGCAGATCGCTGAAAAGCTCCTGCTGCAGCTGCCAGGCCAGATCCAGCGGCCGGGGAAAGCGATGAATCGCAGTGCTCATATCAGCATAACATTCGTCAATACTGGCTTGTTCAACCTGATCGGTATATTTCTTCACATAACTGATAAATTGTTCAGAAAGCTGCTGGTAATAGCCATGATGACCTTTGACGACGACTAATTGCGGGCAGAGCTTCAGCGCTTCTTTGATCGGCATTGCTGAATGGACGCCAAACTGTCGGGCTTCATAGGAGGCGGTAGAGACGACACTGCGCTTGCTCATGCCGCTGACAACGACAGGCTTGCCCTGAAGTTTGGGATCCAGTAGAATTTCAGCGCTGGCAAAAAATGCATTCAGATCAATATGATAGATCACTCGTCCCATCACACTCTCCCCTTTCTTTATTCCTATACTATTCCTGTTATAAGTATTCATCTGCAATCAAAAAAACAATTTCTTTGCGGTAAACAAAAGCGAATTATCCAACAATTCAACTGTTCTTAATTATAGCATGAACTTGAAGATCTTTCATCTGCCGTAAGAAAAAAACGGAAGATTTCTCCTCCGCTTCTCTTATCCGATTTTTGTATAGCTGTTGGAATTGTTTTTGATGCGATGCTCTAAACGTAGTTTGTCGGCAATCATTGCAATGAATTCAGAATTGGTCGGCTTCGCTTTTGAGGCGCTGATCGTGTAGGCAAAGATCTCATCAATGGCATCGATATTGCCGCGGTTCCAGGCGACTTCGATTGCGTGGCGAATGGCCCGTTCCACCCGTGAGCTGGTCGTCATGTAGCGCCGGGCTATTTCCGGATAGAGAACTTTCGTAATCTGACCGAGATAATCTACATTCAGATACGTTTCCAAAATTGCTGTCCGTAAATACATATAACCTTTAATGTGTGCCGGAATGCCGATTTCATGGAGAATTTCGGTAATCTCCCGTTCCAGCTGCAGGCGCATCATCCGTTCATCATCAGGATCCTCCTCAGACGGATTCTGAGCTGTTGTTGGAGCTGACACCTTATTTTTCTGATAGCTGCAAATTTGAACAATCTTATCGCTGAGAGTCTTGGGTTCGACTGGTTTCATTAAGAAATAATCCACCTGATATTTCTGCATTTCTGCTGCCATAAAATCATTGATTAAGCTGGAAGTACAGATAATTTTCGGCACTTGAATTCCTTCTCGGCTCAATGTGCTGAGTACCTCCATGCCGTCCAGTTTCGGCATGATGCAGTCCAGGACTAAAACGTCCGGATGACTCATGCGGATCCGCTCCAGGCATTCTTGTCCATCTTTGCAGCTCGGTAAAAGCAGCCAATCGTTTTTCTTGCGCAGTTCTTGTTCCATTTGTTGTCTAATTTCGCTGCTGCTTTCACACAGCAGGATTCTGATCTGTTTCATT belongs to Holdemania massiliensis and includes:
- the dinB gene encoding DNA polymerase IV → MGRVIYHIDLNAFFASAEILLDPKLQGKPVVVSGMSKRSVVSTASYEARQFGVHSAMPIKEALKLCPQLVVVKGHHGYYQQLSEQFISYVKKYTDQVEQASIDECYADMSTAIHRFPRPLDLAWQLQQELFSDLHLKCSIGVAPNKFLAKMASDMKKPMGITVLRKQEVPVKLWPLPIEEMRGIGKKTAPQMKALGIKTIGDLANVKDPEILRPLLGKNTATYIQRANGEDDREIISDAEIKSMSQSTTLNYDFSTEEEVRALFRRLADKLSERMIEEDKMGTIISISIRYFDFNTNVRSRKLDHPIYRSEDLFELAMELFDENYEDQPMRHLGIGVGSLSSIHDQKIQMNLFDAPLVDPACETLDLISQLNRQLSLGGKLTTAASLVKNQTADKRRK
- the spo0A gene encoding sporulation transcription factor Spo0A, which produces MKQIRILLCESSSEIRQQMEQELRKKNDWLLLPSCKDGQECLERIRMSHPDVLVLDCIMPKLDGMEVLSTLSREGIQVPKIICTSSLINDFMAAEMQKYQVDYFLMKPVEPKTLSDKIVQICSYQKNKVSAPTTAQNPSEEDPDDERMMRLQLEREITEILHEIGIPAHIKGYMYLRTAILETYLNVDYLGQITKVLYPEIARRYMTTSSRVERAIRHAIEVAWNRGNIDAIDEIFAYTISASKAKPTNSEFIAMIADKLRLEHRIKNNSNSYTKIG